The following are from one region of the Anolis carolinensis isolate JA03-04 unplaced genomic scaffold, rAnoCar3.1.pri scaffold_18, whole genome shotgun sequence genome:
- the LOC134294691 gene encoding zinc finger protein 239-like — translation MSIWPLVKGFQRSLHYILRQRVLLLNSSYSQEVLLNVQMESTFLQFEPSAVSNQKGKNKIHVSILELNVHSTVDMEEKAYKCIECGKSFSKHGKLKRHQRTHTGEKPYKCLECGQSFTQKGHLQTHQRTHTGEKPYNCLACGQSFAHSSALRRHQRTHTGEKPYNCLECGQSFTQKGNLYTHQRTHTWEKPYKCLECGQSFAQSSGLRSHERIHTGEKPYTCLECGQSFARSSGLRSHQRSHTGKKPYTCLECGQSFARSSGLRTHQRTHTGEKPYKCLECGQIE, via the coding sequence atgagcatctgGCCTCTGGttaaaggattccaaaggagcctccactacattttgaggcagagagttctactgctgaacagctcttacagtcaggaagttcttcttaatgttcagatggaatctactttcctgcaatttgaacccagtgctgtgagtaatcagaaagggaagAACAAGATTCATGTATCcatattggaattaaatgtacatagcactgttgacatggaggagaaagcatataaatgtatcgaatgtggaaagagctttagtaagcatggaaagctgaagagacatcaaaggactcacactggggagaaaccctataaatgcctggagtgtggacagagcttcactcagaagggacacttacaaacacatcaaaggactcacactggggagaaaccctataactgcctggcgtgtggacagagcttcgctcataGTTCAgctctacgtagacatcaaaggactcacactggggagaaaccctataactgcctggagtgtggacagagcttcactcagaaggggaACTTatatacacatcaaaggactcacacctgggagaaaccttataaatgcctggagtgtggacagagctttgctcagagttcaggactacgttcacatgaaaggattcacactggggagaaaccctatacatgccttgagtgtggacagagctttgctcgtagttcaggattacgttcacatcaaaggagtcacactgggaagaaaccctatacatgccttgagtgtggacagagctttgctcgtagttcaggactacgtacacatcaaaggacccacactggggagaaaccctataaatgcctggaatgtggacagataGAATGA
- the LOC134294687 gene encoding zinc finger and SCAN domain-containing protein 2-like: MEEKPFTCLECGKSFSWRSNLLRHEKTHTGEKPFECLECGQSFTHRSGLRQHQRTHTGEKPYKCLECGQSFTQSSGLRKHQRTHTGEKPYTCLECGQTFTRSSGLRSHQRTHTGEKPYKCLECGQSFTDRSGLRRHQRTHTGEKLYTCLECGQSFTHSSSLRSHQRTHTREKPYKCLECGQSFTHSSDLRKHQRTHTGEKPYKCLECGQSFTRSSVLRSHERTHTGEKPYKCLECGQSFTRSSGLRSHQRTHTGEKPYKCLECGQSFTRSSSLRSHQRTHTGEKPYKCLECGQSFTYSSNLRKHQRTHTGEKPYTCL, encoded by the coding sequence ATGGAGGAGAAACCCTTTACATGtcttgagtgtggaaagagcttcagttggaGGAGCAATCTGCTACGACATGaaaagactcacactggggagaaaccctttgaatgcctggagtgtggacagagcttcactcatcgTTCAGGCCTAcgtcaacatcaaaggactcacactggggagaaaccctataaatgcctggagtgtggacagagcttcactcaaagTTCaggtctacgtaaacatcaaaggactcacactggggagaaaccctatacatgtctggagtgtggacagaccttcactcgtagttcaggcctacgttcacatcaaagaactcacactggggagaaaccctataaatgcttggagtgtggacagagcttcactgatcgttcaggcctacgtagacatcaaaggactcacactggggagaaactctATACATGTCTTGAGTGTgggcagagcttcactcatagttcaagcctacgttcacatcaaaggactcacactagggagaaaccctataaatgcctggagtgcggacagagcttcactcatagttcagatctacgtaaacatcaaaggactcacactggggagaaaccctataaatgtctggagtgtggacagagcttcactcgtagttcagTTCTGCGTTCAcatgaaaggacccacactggggagaaaccctataaatgcctggagtgtggacagagcttcactcgtagttcaggcctacgttcccatcaaaggactcacactggggagaaaccctataaatgcctggagtgtggacagagcttcactcgtagttcaagcctacgttcccatcaaaggactcacactggggagaaaccttataaatgcctggagtgtggacagagcttcacttatAGTTCaaatctacgtaaacatcaaaggactcacactggggagaaaccatatacatGCCTTTAG